A stretch of Nitrospiria bacterium DNA encodes these proteins:
- a CDS encoding ATP-binding protein, which yields METKTIILFLTAALNLALSLIVYSRGGKNPITRSYAAAVLSVAAWAFGHGMFTLNDDPSPLFWFYFTYVAGAFIATFFFQFARIFPNEVVSPLPALPAKILSIGFPILVSAGLLMPNILIQSFTQLDHHRQVVFIKSSYLFYTIGFSLLMGGGFLHLLSRYRGSSGRQRMQIRYVVAGTGIAAGFGSYFNLWLPWTGDTSLMWLGPHFSLIMIGFIAYAIIKHRLMDIRLILSRTIVYSLLLASTLMLYAMLILLAQRFFQDKTGYMTSLVIGSLLIALGFEPLKKLFQRTTERIFFRGELDAQRLLGELSETFSTVKDLDSLLRSIAQQLCHAFRTDHGILAVLTDAEELSVGTDREGPGPRVPLYRNHPLIQYYASISPMHYLKMPTKREALLQEELVETAQAMGLLEEGMRVNLLSAMQDLNVAISVPIFSKDQLSGLILLGHKRSGDSFFLADLKLLEIIARQAGVTIENARLYKTLQQQMEELKGSQTQQLIQSAKLASIGELATNVAHEINNPLTSILGFTALMLEDMEDQNPHKKDLKIIQSEAMRSRDIVRNLLDFARKRGIKKELIDINQLIQNTLNLLRHQAEISNIVLREEYGHDLPTLIIDGDQMKQVFINLLKNAFDAMPKGGTLTVTTLAHNYDGSSTQPGFGENEPVFFRKMIEIRIQDTGIGIDKEHLPKIFDPFFTTKEGMGTGLGLAVSYGIIERHGGRIAVFSEVGAGATFVVKLPVKEEAMIHH from the coding sequence ATGGAAACGAAAACCATAATCCTATTTTTAACAGCCGCCCTAAATCTCGCCCTCTCCTTAATCGTTTACAGCCGAGGAGGCAAAAACCCCATCACCCGCTCATACGCGGCCGCGGTGCTTTCGGTGGCCGCCTGGGCGTTTGGCCATGGCATGTTCACCCTTAATGACGACCCGTCCCCTCTCTTTTGGTTTTACTTCACCTACGTGGCCGGAGCCTTCATCGCGACCTTCTTTTTTCAATTTGCAAGGATTTTTCCCAACGAGGTCGTTTCCCCTCTACCGGCTCTGCCGGCCAAGATATTGAGTATCGGCTTCCCGATTCTGGTCTCCGCCGGCCTGCTCATGCCGAACATCCTGATTCAATCCTTCACACAGCTGGATCATCACAGACAGGTCGTTTTTATCAAGTCCAGCTACCTATTCTATACCATCGGATTTTCCCTCCTGATGGGAGGGGGCTTTCTCCATCTCTTGAGTCGGTATCGGGGGTCGTCAGGACGCCAGAGGATGCAGATCCGCTACGTCGTGGCAGGAACCGGAATCGCGGCAGGGTTCGGAAGCTACTTCAATCTATGGCTGCCCTGGACTGGGGATACAAGCCTGATGTGGCTGGGTCCTCATTTTTCCCTCATCATGATCGGCTTCATCGCGTATGCGATCATCAAACATCGCTTGATGGACATTCGCCTCATTCTGAGTCGAACGATCGTCTACTCGCTGCTCTTGGCCAGCACGTTGATGCTCTACGCCATGCTGATCCTCCTCGCGCAGCGATTCTTTCAAGACAAAACGGGCTACATGACCAGCCTCGTGATCGGCTCTCTCCTGATCGCATTGGGGTTCGAACCGCTGAAAAAATTATTCCAAAGAACGACCGAAAGAATCTTCTTCCGGGGGGAGTTGGATGCCCAACGACTGCTGGGTGAGTTGAGCGAAACCTTTAGCACGGTCAAAGATCTGGACAGCCTTCTTAGAAGCATCGCTCAGCAGCTGTGCCATGCCTTCCGTACGGATCACGGCATTTTAGCGGTCCTGACGGACGCGGAGGAATTGTCGGTCGGCACCGACCGGGAAGGCCCCGGGCCGCGGGTCCCTCTTTATAGGAACCATCCCCTGATCCAGTATTACGCCTCCATTTCGCCGATGCATTATCTCAAGATGCCCACCAAACGGGAGGCCCTTCTCCAGGAGGAGTTGGTGGAAACCGCTCAGGCGATGGGATTGCTCGAGGAAGGGATGCGCGTGAACCTGCTCTCGGCCATGCAAGATCTTAACGTCGCCATATCGGTGCCCATCTTCTCCAAAGACCAGCTCAGCGGATTGATCCTTTTGGGCCACAAACGATCGGGAGACAGTTTTTTCCTGGCCGACCTGAAACTGTTGGAGATCATCGCACGGCAAGCGGGGGTGACCATCGAAAATGCCCGCCTGTATAAAACCCTCCAGCAACAAATGGAAGAACTGAAAGGGAGCCAGACGCAGCAATTGATTCAATCCGCCAAGCTGGCCTCCATCGGAGAACTCGCGACCAACGTGGCGCATGAGATCAACAACCCCCTCACCAGCATTTTGGGCTTTACGGCGCTCATGCTGGAGGACATGGAAGATCAGAATCCTCACAAGAAGGATTTAAAGATCATTCAAAGCGAAGCGATGCGTTCCCGGGACATTGTGAGAAATTTACTCGACTTTGCCCGCAAGCGGGGGATCAAGAAGGAGCTGATCGACATCAATCAACTGATTCAGAATACATTGAACCTGCTTCGTCACCAAGCCGAGATTTCGAATATCGTTTTGAGAGAGGAGTACGGACACGACCTTCCCACGCTGATCATCGACGGCGACCAAATGAAACAGGTTTTTATCAATCTCTTGAAAAACGCCTTCGACGCCATGCCAAAAGGCGGAACGTTGACCGTGACGACCTTGGCCCACAATTATGACGGTTCGTCAACTCAGCCGGGGTTCGGTGAAAATGAACCCGTTTTTTTCCGGAAGATGATCGAAATTCGGATCCAGGATACGGGCATCGGCATTGACAAAGAGCATCTTCCGAAGATTTTTGATCCGTTTTTCACCACCAAGGAAGGAATGGGAACCGGGTTGGGATTGGCGGTGAGCTATGGTATTATCGAAAGACACGGGGGCCGGATTGCGGTTTTCAGCGAGGTGGGAGCCGGGGCGACGTTTGTCGTCAAACTTCCGGTTAAAGAAGAAGCCATGATACACCATTAA
- a CDS encoding HD domain-containing phosphohydrolase gives MPQEKVLVVDDEPTIVELCTRFLNKEGYNVKTASNGLQALQHFHDEPFDLLLTDIRMRGMSGLELIDAAKKHDPGIAIVVITGHGTVNMAIESLKLGTLGFVIKPFTMEELLTAVRHATEKNRLVKENIRLRSLMPLFEINRRLVTTDLEHLFKEIAQSARLETKAERASLMLFDETRQELELKAYSGFSVVVPSKMTKKLGQGVAGVVAQTRKPLIIQGGVQQNPTLANVLEDAEVLSSVSIPLIGKGYPKMSSLSRPPVTHERLIGVLNISKNSPGSTPFTESDLELVTLLAGQASAAIENAQLYQDLHQSYVKTIRSLVATIELKDTYTSGHSENVSRYGAALAREMGLSANEIDEIEIGGILHDIGKIGSSEDILLKKDRLTKEEFEIMKAHPANAVKILNPVGLSENILKIVLHHHEQCNGKGYPTGLTREQISLGARILMVADTIDAMTSDRPYRKAQPISKLLGELKKYSGQQFDSDVVGAFERLLQKVGPDFFRHQ, from the coding sequence ATGCCGCAAGAAAAAGTTCTGGTTGTAGACGACGAACCGACGATCGTGGAGCTCTGTACCCGTTTCTTGAACAAAGAAGGGTACAACGTCAAAACCGCTTCGAACGGACTGCAGGCGCTTCAACACTTCCATGATGAACCGTTTGACCTCCTGTTGACCGACATCCGGATGCGCGGGATGAGCGGCTTGGAATTGATCGATGCCGCCAAGAAGCACGATCCGGGGATTGCGATTGTCGTGATCACCGGCCACGGCACCGTGAATATGGCGATCGAGTCGCTCAAGCTCGGCACCCTGGGCTTTGTCATAAAACCGTTTACGATGGAGGAGCTGCTCACCGCCGTTCGCCACGCCACGGAAAAGAATCGGCTGGTCAAAGAGAACATCCGCCTCCGATCCCTGATGCCTTTGTTTGAGATCAACCGACGGCTGGTGACCACCGACCTGGAACATCTATTTAAAGAAATCGCGCAGAGTGCCCGGCTTGAAACGAAGGCGGAGCGCGCCTCGCTCATGTTGTTTGACGAAACCCGTCAGGAGCTGGAATTGAAGGCTTATTCCGGTTTTTCCGTGGTCGTTCCCTCCAAGATGACGAAGAAGCTCGGCCAGGGCGTGGCCGGTGTGGTGGCCCAAACAAGAAAACCGCTCATTATCCAGGGAGGCGTTCAGCAAAACCCAACCCTGGCGAACGTCCTGGAGGACGCCGAGGTTCTCTCTTCGGTTTCGATCCCGCTCATCGGAAAGGGGTATCCGAAGATGTCATCCCTCAGCCGTCCACCCGTGACGCACGAACGTTTGATCGGGGTGCTGAACATCTCGAAAAACAGTCCCGGTTCCACGCCGTTTACCGAAAGCGATCTGGAGCTGGTGACCCTCCTGGCCGGGCAAGCCTCGGCCGCGATCGAGAACGCCCAGCTCTACCAGGACCTGCATCAAAGCTATGTCAAGACGATCCGGTCGCTCGTGGCCACCATCGAGTTAAAAGACACCTACACCTCGGGCCATTCCGAAAATGTTTCAAGGTACGGCGCGGCCTTGGCCCGGGAAATGGGATTGTCGGCGAACGAAATCGACGAGATCGAAATCGGGGGCATTCTGCACGACATCGGAAAGATCGGAAGCAGCGAAGATATCCTCTTGAAAAAAGACCGCCTGACCAAGGAAGAGTTTGAGATAATGAAGGCTCATCCCGCCAACGCCGTTAAAATTCTAAACCCGGTGGGCCTCTCCGAGAATATCCTCAAGATTGTTCTCCACCATCACGAACAATGCAACGGGAAAGGGTATCCGACCGGTTTGACGCGCGAGCAGATTTCCTTAGGGGCGCGGATCCTGATGGTCGCGGATACGATCGATGCCATGACCTCCGATCGACCCTACCGAAAGGCCCAGCCCATTTCAAAACTCCTCGGCGAGCTCAAGAAATATTCCGGCCAGCAGTTCGATTCGGACGTGGTCGGGGCCTTCGAGCGTCTCTTACAAAAAGTCGGCCCGGATTTTTTCCGTCATCAATAA
- a CDS encoding MerR family transcriptional regulator: MPKTRRKKPRAVQRYVTISTVCEVYRLRPQTLRIYERRGLIRHEEGILEDGRKTVLYGDRDLQRIRMICSLTRDLGVNLAGIEVIVRLLDRLEKGPSPIAEDY; this comes from the coding sequence ATGCCGAAAACACGAAGGAAAAAGCCCCGAGCGGTTCAACGGTACGTGACGATCTCGACCGTCTGTGAGGTCTATCGCTTGCGGCCGCAGACCCTCCGGATCTATGAACGGCGTGGACTGATCCGTCATGAGGAGGGGATATTGGAGGACGGTCGTAAAACCGTATTGTACGGGGATCGCGACCTCCAGCGGATCCGAATGATCTGTTCGTTGACGCGGGACCTGGGGGTGAACCTGGCCGGCATCGAGGTGATCGTTCGACTCCTGGATCGGTTGGAAAAGGGGCCTTCCCCAATCGCGGAAGATTATTGA
- a CDS encoding J domain-containing protein, with translation MEYKDYYKILGIAKNASESEIKKAYRKLAREFHPDLNPGNKSAEERFKEINEAYEVLGDSEKRRKYDDLGSNWEQIQRDRDYARQYARPGYEWSTENFDLGDFFTTFFGDRMAGFETGPFAAGPHPGADLQSEIELSLEELHRGSRKLLNLSVAETCPTCQGRGMIMTSSYSQGKRQVVTSAQPCGTCGGRGQIRTQREVRVKIPKGVKEGSKIRLAGLGDKGAQGAPAGDLYLAVKVLPHRLFRLNGYDLEADLPVWTDEAALGAQINVPTLDHKVLLKVPPGSQSGQRLRLREKGLAKPQGEGMGDLYYKLRIMVPDRLSPKERELFNELRRLRIERGEDKKIRDGLE, from the coding sequence ATGGAATATAAAGATTACTATAAGATCCTGGGCATCGCCAAGAATGCCTCCGAGTCCGAGATCAAGAAGGCCTACCGGAAGTTGGCCCGGGAATTCCATCCGGATCTTAACCCGGGAAACAAGTCCGCCGAGGAGCGCTTTAAAGAGATCAATGAGGCCTATGAAGTGCTCGGCGATTCCGAAAAGCGCCGGAAGTATGACGATCTCGGCTCAAACTGGGAGCAGATTCAACGGGACCGCGATTACGCGCGGCAATACGCGCGCCCCGGATACGAGTGGTCGACCGAGAATTTCGACCTCGGTGATTTCTTTACAACGTTTTTCGGAGACCGGATGGCCGGATTCGAGACCGGCCCGTTCGCCGCGGGTCCTCATCCGGGCGCGGATCTCCAATCGGAAATCGAATTGTCCCTGGAAGAACTCCATCGGGGCTCCCGTAAATTGTTGAATCTCTCCGTGGCCGAAACCTGCCCGACATGCCAGGGCCGCGGGATGATCATGACCTCTTCCTACAGCCAGGGGAAGCGGCAGGTCGTCACCTCCGCGCAGCCGTGCGGAACCTGCGGGGGACGGGGTCAGATCCGGACACAACGGGAGGTCCGCGTTAAAATTCCCAAGGGCGTTAAAGAAGGCTCGAAGATCCGACTCGCCGGCCTGGGGGATAAAGGAGCGCAGGGCGCCCCGGCGGGGGACCTGTACCTTGCGGTCAAGGTTCTTCCCCACCGTCTGTTCCGTCTCAACGGGTACGATCTGGAAGCCGACCTTCCCGTCTGGACGGATGAGGCGGCCCTGGGCGCCCAAATCAACGTTCCCACATTGGATCACAAGGTTCTTTTGAAAGTTCCTCCGGGCAGCCAATCGGGGCAGCGCCTTCGATTGAGGGAGAAAGGGCTGGCCAAGCCGCAGGGAGAGGGCATGGGCGATTTATACTACAAGCTACGCATCATGGTTCCGGATCGGTTGAGCCCCAAGGAGCGGGAGCTTTTCAACGAACTCCGACGGCTGAGGATCGAACGCGGGGAGGACAAAAAAATCCGGGACGGTCTGGAGTGA
- a CDS encoding cytochrome b N-terminal domain-containing protein, which translates to MFRAVYQWLDRRLRLGPIGEMLLNEPIPGGTSWVYVFGSATLFLFSLQLLTGMFLAIYYAPTPDHAYDSIQFIMSSVTFGAFVRGLHHWGASAMVVAIGLHMLQVYLYGAYKPPREVMWMVGVVLFLLTLAFAFSGYLLPWDQKAYWATQIGINMVGTVPWIGDALVRIIRGGDHLGALTLTRFFALHILFLPLLTLGLIALHLFILRRVGPAGMFEERRAAAKGAAARTERRRRTAGEPFYPRQVFMDAVVMGGVFLIVVALAIYLPFPLADKANPSDTSFKPIPEWYFLFYYQGLKYVHGPLEPLATWILPAIFYGILMFLPFIDRNPARNPVRRLTAILVGVLFLVGVFGLMTVSLQEIYSLPITEPAVVRGQELYAKLQCDGCHRIHGSGGAVGPDLSYEGKARDRDWLTRHFKDPQAVSPGSIMPAFPLSPSELDDLTRYMLSLK; encoded by the coding sequence ATGTTTCGAGCCGTCTATCAGTGGTTGGACCGGCGGCTGCGGCTCGGGCCCATCGGGGAAATGCTTCTCAACGAGCCGATACCCGGCGGGACCAGCTGGGTGTATGTCTTCGGAAGCGCCACCCTGTTTCTTTTCTCACTTCAACTCCTGACCGGGATGTTTCTGGCGATATATTATGCGCCGACCCCGGACCACGCCTACGACAGCATACAGTTCATCATGTCGTCGGTGACCTTCGGGGCTTTCGTGAGAGGACTGCATCATTGGGGAGCCAGCGCCATGGTCGTGGCGATCGGGCTCCACATGCTGCAGGTCTATCTGTACGGGGCCTACAAGCCTCCCCGGGAAGTGATGTGGATGGTCGGCGTCGTGTTGTTCCTTCTGACGCTTGCGTTCGCCTTCAGCGGCTACCTCCTGCCTTGGGATCAGAAGGCGTACTGGGCCACCCAGATCGGGATCAACATGGTCGGAACGGTGCCGTGGATCGGGGACGCCCTGGTTCGGATCATCCGGGGCGGGGATCACCTGGGCGCCCTCACCCTGACGCGTTTTTTTGCCCTGCACATCCTATTCCTGCCCCTCCTGACGCTCGGCCTGATTGCCCTTCACCTGTTTATTTTAAGACGGGTCGGTCCGGCCGGCATGTTCGAAGAGCGGAGGGCCGCCGCGAAGGGGGCCGCCGCCCGGACCGAACGGAGACGCCGCACCGCGGGTGAGCCGTTCTATCCGAGGCAGGTCTTCATGGATGCCGTCGTGATGGGCGGGGTCTTTCTGATCGTGGTGGCCCTGGCGATCTACCTGCCCTTTCCCTTGGCCGACAAGGCCAACCCGTCCGACACGAGCTTCAAGCCGATTCCGGAATGGTACTTTTTGTTCTACTATCAGGGGCTCAAATACGTTCACGGCCCGCTCGAGCCCCTGGCCACCTGGATTCTGCCCGCGATTTTTTACGGGATCCTGATGTTCCTGCCGTTCATCGATCGTAACCCGGCGCGCAATCCGGTTCGCCGGCTGACGGCGATACTCGTCGGAGTTTTATTCCTGGTCGGAGTGTTCGGCCTGATGACCGTTTCGCTGCAGGAAATCTACTCCCTCCCGATCACCGAACCCGCGGTGGTGAGAGGCCAGGAGCTGTACGCCAAACTGCAATGCGACGGCTGTCACCGCATTCACGGATCGGGGGGGGCGGTGGGGCCGGACCTCTCCTACGAGGGAAAAGCCCGGGACCGGGACTGGCTGACCCGTCATTTCAAGGATCCCCAAGCCGTGTCGCCGGGATCGATCATGCCGGCCTTTCCCTTGTCTCCGTCGGAACTTGACGATCTGACGCGATATATGCTGAGTCTCAAATAA
- a CDS encoding Rieske 2Fe-2S domain-containing protein, translating into MGLIGSILAIPLVGYVISPAFHRRVQGWAEAGSPDELAVGVPRELSYVVTLDDGWLKTTATKSVWAVRQPDGAVTVFSPLCTHLGCGYHWDTGDQTFKCPCHGSIFDVNGKVIAGPAPRPLDRLPVKVENDRLFVIYKEFKAGTPQQIEL; encoded by the coding sequence ATGGGTTTGATCGGGTCGATCCTTGCGATCCCTCTGGTCGGCTATGTGATCTCCCCGGCCTTTCACCGGCGGGTTCAGGGATGGGCCGAGGCCGGCAGCCCGGACGAGTTGGCGGTCGGGGTGCCACGGGAACTCTCCTATGTCGTGACGCTCGACGACGGATGGCTGAAGACCACCGCGACCAAATCGGTCTGGGCGGTGCGACAGCCCGACGGGGCGGTCACGGTTTTTTCCCCCCTTTGCACCCACCTCGGATGCGGGTACCATTGGGATACCGGCGATCAAACCTTCAAGTGTCCATGCCACGGAAGCATATTCGACGTGAACGGAAAAGTCATCGCCGGCCCGGCCCCGCGTCCTTTGGATCGCCTCCCCGTCAAGGTGGAGAACGACCGCCTGTTCGTCATCTATAAAGAATTCAAGGCCGGCACTCCCCAGCAAATCGAGTTGTGA
- the hemW gene encoding radical SAM family heme chaperone HemW, with amino-acid sequence MNDPLSLYLHFPYCWSKCHYCAFNSIRYDKPQSLRFLTALKKEIARYGDRPEIRGRRIATVYMGGGTPSIFHADQILDVLDHARRHFYFGGALEMTVEANPGTVDREKLTALRAGGVNRLSLGVQSFHDQELAWLGRAHTSRVAREAYGSARAAGFENVNLDFMYALPGQRLEDWNRTLDEAIGLGPEHLSAYALTIEEGTRFGADYDRGLLVLPDEDRQIRFDEWTRAKLAGAGYRHYEVSNYARPGYACRHNLGYWGQQEYLGLGPGAHSYMGGRRFSKLENIGDYIRDIEKGGDAIEESESIGPDLAFREALIFGLRKTDGIRLDEIRRRYPSTDSGRLQQTLEKWSLDELIVLDPPRVRLSSKGLRLWDRIAEEIIAVR; translated from the coding sequence ATGAACGATCCCCTTTCCCTCTACCTCCATTTTCCATACTGCTGGAGCAAGTGCCATTATTGCGCCTTCAACTCGATCCGCTACGACAAGCCACAGAGCCTTCGTTTTCTTACGGCCTTAAAAAAGGAGATCGCGCGGTACGGAGACCGGCCCGAAATTCGTGGACGCCGTATCGCCACTGTGTACATGGGGGGCGGGACGCCGTCCATATTTCATGCGGATCAGATCCTGGATGTCTTGGATCATGCACGCCGTCATTTTTATTTTGGAGGAGCCCTCGAAATGACCGTGGAGGCCAATCCCGGGACCGTCGATCGGGAAAAATTAACGGCCCTGAGGGCGGGAGGAGTCAACCGGCTGAGCCTCGGGGTGCAGTCCTTTCACGATCAGGAGCTGGCCTGGCTCGGGCGCGCGCACACCTCGCGTGTTGCGAGGGAGGCCTACGGAAGCGCGCGGGCGGCCGGATTCGAAAACGTGAATCTTGACTTTATGTATGCGCTTCCGGGCCAGCGTCTTGAAGATTGGAACCGGACCTTGGACGAGGCAATCGGCCTCGGCCCGGAGCACCTTTCAGCCTACGCCCTGACCATCGAGGAGGGGACACGGTTCGGTGCGGATTATGACCGCGGTCTTCTGGTGTTGCCCGACGAGGATCGGCAGATCCGCTTTGACGAGTGGACGCGGGCGAAGTTGGCCGGCGCGGGCTACCGTCACTACGAGGTATCGAACTACGCTCGGCCCGGTTATGCCTGTCGCCATAATCTGGGGTACTGGGGTCAGCAGGAGTACCTCGGCCTCGGTCCCGGCGCCCACTCCTACATGGGGGGGCGCCGTTTTTCCAAGCTGGAGAATATCGGCGACTACATTCGGGACATTGAGAAGGGCGGCGACGCGATCGAGGAATCCGAGTCGATCGGCCCGGACCTGGCGTTCCGGGAGGCGTTGATTTTCGGGCTGAGAAAAACGGACGGGATCCGTCTGGATGAGATCCGGAGACGGTATCCATCGACCGACTCCGGACGCCTTCAACAAACCCTGGAAAAATGGAGCCTGGACGAGTTGATAGTCCTGGATCCTCCGCGTGTCCGGCTTTCGTCCAAAGGCCTTCGTCTTTGGGACCGGATTGCCGAGGAGATCATCGCGGTTCGGTAG
- the ftsH gene encoding ATP-dependent zinc metalloprotease FtsH: MPSKIPEMDTKRWKFSIWYIVVALWLLTLFQLFVAPIFNPTEISYSEFKDAVAAGKVAEVSIASVVIHGQMKPEVGGEAKGRVFDTVRVEDPELVRDLMAGHVKVVGVIESTFLKQLLSWIVPIALFFGVWLFLMRRLGQGQGGFMTVGQSKAKIYMEKEVKVTFNDVAGVDEAKIELQEVIEFLKTPEKFGRLGGKIPKGILLVGPPGTGKTLLARAVAGEAGVTFFSISGSEFVELFVGVGAARVRDLFTQAKEKAPCIIFIDELDALGKARGIGPMAHEEREQTLNQLLSEMDGFDPRVGVILMAATNRPEILDPALLRAGRFDRHVLVDRPDKNGRLAILKIHARNVPLESAADLEVIASMTPGFVGADLANIVNEAALLAVRRKKDTVGLPELQEAVERVIAGLEKKNRVLNKAERERVAHHEVGHALVTLSIPGTDSVQKVSIIPRGIAALGYTLQLPTEERFLMTKSELENKIAVLLGGRIAEEVVYHEVSTGAQDDLLKATQIAKSMVKTYGMSEKLGQVTFDMERQPLFLQTGQPSLPGDYSDETSREIDDEIRRIIDEQYARVRKILVEQQGLLRHAASVLLEKETITGEELRAIIAQFKVSPRTRPPHD; encoded by the coding sequence ATGCCGAGCAAGATACCCGAGATGGATACCAAACGTTGGAAATTTTCAATCTGGTATATCGTGGTGGCCCTGTGGCTTCTGACCCTTTTTCAGCTCTTTGTGGCCCCCATTTTCAACCCGACCGAAATTTCCTACAGCGAGTTTAAGGACGCGGTGGCCGCCGGCAAGGTGGCCGAGGTCTCGATCGCCTCGGTCGTCATTCATGGCCAAATGAAACCCGAGGTCGGGGGGGAAGCCAAGGGCCGGGTCTTCGACACGGTGCGTGTCGAGGACCCCGAACTGGTCCGGGATCTTATGGCCGGCCATGTCAAGGTGGTCGGCGTGATCGAAAGCACCTTTTTGAAGCAGTTGCTGTCCTGGATCGTCCCGATCGCGCTTTTCTTCGGGGTCTGGCTCTTCCTCATGAGACGGCTGGGTCAGGGTCAGGGCGGATTTATGACGGTCGGTCAGAGCAAGGCCAAGATCTACATGGAAAAGGAGGTCAAGGTCACGTTCAACGATGTGGCCGGCGTGGACGAGGCCAAGATTGAATTGCAGGAGGTGATCGAGTTCCTAAAGACCCCCGAAAAATTCGGCCGCCTGGGCGGAAAGATTCCAAAAGGCATCCTGCTGGTGGGGCCTCCGGGAACCGGCAAGACGCTGCTGGCGCGCGCCGTGGCCGGTGAAGCCGGGGTGACTTTCTTTTCGATCAGCGGTTCGGAGTTTGTCGAATTGTTCGTGGGCGTCGGCGCCGCGCGCGTTCGGGATTTGTTTACGCAGGCCAAGGAGAAGGCCCCCTGCATCATTTTCATCGACGAGCTCGATGCGCTGGGCAAGGCCCGCGGGATCGGCCCCATGGCGCATGAGGAACGGGAGCAGACCTTGAACCAGCTTCTGTCCGAGATGGACGGGTTTGACCCTCGCGTGGGGGTCATTCTGATGGCCGCGACGAACCGGCCGGAGATCCTGGATCCGGCCCTGCTGCGCGCGGGTCGTTTCGACCGCCATGTATTGGTGGATCGGCCGGACAAGAACGGCCGATTGGCGATCCTAAAGATCCACGCGCGGAATGTCCCGCTGGAATCCGCCGCCGACCTTGAAGTGATTGCTTCCATGACCCCCGGATTCGTGGGGGCCGATCTGGCGAACATCGTCAACGAGGCGGCGCTCCTCGCGGTGAGGCGGAAAAAAGACACAGTGGGTCTTCCCGAGCTGCAGGAGGCGGTGGAGCGGGTCATCGCCGGGTTGGAGAAAAAGAACCGGGTCCTCAATAAAGCCGAACGAGAGCGGGTTGCGCATCACGAGGTGGGGCACGCCCTGGTGACGCTCTCGATCCCGGGGACGGATTCGGTCCAGAAGGTCTCGATCATCCCTCGCGGGATCGCCGCACTGGGATATACCCTCCAGCTGCCCACGGAGGAACGCTTTTTGATGACCAAATCGGAGCTGGAGAACAAGATCGCCGTGTTGCTGGGCGGCCGGATCGCCGAAGAAGTCGTCTACCATGAAGTTTCGACCGGGGCCCAGGACGATCTTCTCAAAGCCACCCAGATCGCCAAAAGCATGGTGAAGACCTACGGCATGAGCGAAAAATTGGGGCAGGTGACCTTCGACATGGAACGTCAGCCGCTTTTTCTCCAAACCGGGCAGCCTTCATTGCCGGGGGATTACAGCGATGAGACCTCGCGGGAAATCGATGACGAGATCCGCCGGATTATCGACGAGCAGTACGCCCGTGTCCGGAAGATTCTGGTGGAGCAGCAGGGTCTCCTGCGCCACGCGGCCTCGGTGCTGCTAGAAAAAGAAACGATCACCGGAGAAGAGTTGAGGGCGATCATCGCGCAATTCAAGGTCTCGCCGCGGACGCGTCCGCCGCACGACTAA